In Methanosphaera cuniculi, the sequence TTTGAAGTTACTACTTCATTTATAAATTTATCTACATCTATAGATTCATTATCATAATCTTCATTTTTTTGTTCTATTGCTTCTGGAATATAGCTTTCAATTAGTTTTCTATGATTTTGTTTATATAATGTTCTGTTAAATAGTAGTTCTATTCCTGATACTTTATTGTTTATTAGTATGATAGATCCTATTGTATCATTTTCATCTTTAAAATTATCTAAGTATTCATTTATTTTTGCTTTGTTGTTTGTGTATATTTCACGCATTGCACTAGTTTTTGATTTTACTTTTAAAGTATTACTTACTTCGCTTATACGATTCCATACGCGTGATTGGTTTGATTCTCTAATTCCACTTGTTTTTAGTGATTCTGTTACATCTTGAGCTTTTGCTTTTCTAAGATTTGCTTCAGCAAAATGTCCTGAGTATTTAAAATGATTTGTAGTGTAGTTCCATCGTCCTGATTCTGTACATGATACTTTTATTTGCATGTTTGTTTTTGGTGGTATGATGTATGTT encodes:
- a CDS encoding ARPP-1 family domain-containing protein, with product MTKTINLKELFDNFEYTTMQSYENMSVIGIKSNENYNNIDILPLKKGLQMGLVEIGELENANVNTLNVTNNAITPLLILDGEELIGAKQNRIANATYIIPPKTNMQIKVSCTESGRWNYTTNHFKYSGHFAEANLRKAKAQDVTESLKTSGIRESNQSRVWNRISEVSNTLKVKSKTSAMREIYTNNKAKINEYLDNFKDENDTIGSIILINNKVSGIELLFNRTLYKQNHRKLIESYIPEAIEQKNEDYDNESIDVDKFINEVVTSKIEQYEPDGIGVDVRIESEDIIGSTILLENNPINASFFRKIKT